Part of the Tenebrio molitor chromosome 4, icTenMoli1.1, whole genome shotgun sequence genome, CAATCACGTCATTTTGGTGGAATTCATTGTTAATTCGCGTTATCAAGTTTGGTTTACAGATAAGTGTTTATCTCTTTATTGTCCTCTGAGTTTTTGGTAGTGCGGATTTCGTCCCTCAACAGTAAGTACAATTTTGGCAATTTGCGCCGCAAGAACCGCGTTTAGTCTCGTCAGACATGGAGAACCCGTCGGGAAGTCGCGCCCCGAGCAAGCTGGAGCAGACCCAGGCCCAGGTGAACGAAGTGGTGGGCATCATGCGGGTCAACGTCGAAAAAGTACTTGAGAGGGACCAGAAGCTGTCAGAGCTGGACAGCCGAGCTGACGCGTTGCAAGAAGGTGGCAAGAGGTTTGAGCAGCAGGCGCAGAAGCTGAAACGCAAGTATTGGTGGAAGAATCTCAAAATGATGATCATTTTGGGCATAATTGGTCTGGTGATACTCATTATCATCATAGGTAAGTAAACAAGCGATTTTATCGCGGCGGAGATAACAGTTGCTTGTTCCAGTCTCTATCAGTAATTCCGTGACAGGAAGTAGCGATTCAGGTACCACTACGACTCCTTCAGCCAAAGCGGTGGAACAACACCCAACTGCAGCCCCCTCAACTTAACCGTTCTGTTGTAAAATTCCGTTGGAACATGTGGCCTTGAAAGTGCCTTGTAACGTAACCAGCACAATATCtttatgaaattatattatatttaaattagaTGTTATATCGCATATATTTGACGTTAAGTGGTCCTTCTTAGGTCTAGTTGTGTGATCGTTTccaaaatatattatttatactaACTGTAAATTCACTTTGACGTAGAGGGCGCCTCCAAACTCGCAGCCGTCAAAACCGCCTTCTCTCCCCGATAGGTGGCGTTCATGTTTGACATCGCCCTGCTCTTCACCTCCTTCAACCTTGCCCGCTCCTCGTCGTCTTCCAGATCTATGTTGAACACGTTGCTGTACGCCCTCTTCAATTCTTGCCCGATTTGCGTCGGAAACACGAACAACTTTTCGTTCTTCACCTTATACTTGTTGACAAGCTTTTGGTATTCTTCGTCCGTTTCTTCCAACTGAACCAGATCCGGATCCTCTTCCATCAATTCCTTGAACTTCCGCAGCGGATCGTTCGTCGAGCTCGTGCGTTGCAACTCCTCGTTAGACAAGTCGTAGCGCCTCAAGAACCGCGCTTCCAGCCCCACAGGTTGGACGAGTGCGCAGTACTGGAAAGCCCCATCTTTGCGCATTTTGTGATAAATAAACACCAAGTCGAGAGAGTTGAAACTTTTGTGTACTTCGACGATTTCTACCATTTTATCGGCTTCCGCACGGGTCAGTCTGATTTTCACCCATTCCCTACAACCGGTGGTGTTTTGTTACTGATTTTGACAGTCGCCGCGCACCTACTTGATTGGTTGTTTGTAATAGAGAGCATACAAGATATAGACGCCTCCAGTTTGTATGTAGGGATCAGTGGaaaaaaggaatttttttgCGATGAAAAAACAGTTCTCTAGAAACGTTTGCAGCATTAAAATGTACTGTTGTCCCCTAAAAACGAGACTGCAGTAGGGTTTTGACAAGTATTTGTTGGCTTACTCGAAAACTGAAATGAAACATGTTTGCTTCCATACTTCTACAAATGTTGCAAAGCTGCAGTTTTGAAGTTGTTTGAATTTCTGCAAAAGGTCTTCGCAGTCGGCTTGGAAGGCTATGGCTAGTTGGGCGTCATACCGGTAAATGTTAAAAGGGCCAGGTTTTTTCGATTTGAAATCATCGATTGAGGTTAAGTCCATCGTaagtacaattattattgGTGTATTTGGGTCGTGTAAACAATTTCCTTCAAATTAGTCTATAAACAAACTTAAACTAACCAGTTAAACACTTCACATGTTTATCACAGGTTTTATTGGTTTCTATGGTGACGGGGGTTGTTGCAGTGCAGCCAACTACTATTGGATTGCTGCTAACGAAACGAATTATTGTAAGGTTGGTATTAAAATGGAagagttgttaaaaatttcagGTGGAGAGTGAAGAACATGTGAATGATACGTtggagaaaaaaacaaaacatgtaCATTTTAAGGCTGTTTTAATCATTTAGACACGTGTATAcatctttaatttaaaagataaCTCATAATACCATTCATACTTGCACACCTTGTTTTAACACACCTTATTCCATACGAAATAGGCCAGCGCCGCTACGATCAAGATTTTGAAAAACCAGTCCACAAACCACatcctaaaaaaaaaaatatcaaatgaaACCTCCCAAGACTCCATTTCCACCATCACTAACACTTTCATTTGTCTTTTGGCAGCCGGGATTTGATCGTCTGCCTCGTTCACCAGGTACAAGCGAGCCGAATGGACGCAATTGGTAAAATACTCGCGAAAATTCCCACCCGTGCCGTCCAATTTGTACGTCCGTCGTTCCCTAGGATTCAATTTCTGGATGGCCTTCAGagtgttatcgttgttgaAGTCCCAGTTCCTGTTGACGTAATACTCGCAAAGCTTGTATGCGCTCAGGATGCGCTTCTGCACTTTCATCAAGCTGCACAAAACAATCGATTACGACTAATGAGTCgagtacaataaaaaaaaacctacaaTGGTTTTTGACGCAGGAAGATCAACAACCAGTCGACAAACAGAGCCGGAAAGAGCTGGAACAGGACGACGGACACGAAGTGTTTCAGGCGGGATTGGGTGAGCGAACCTCCGGGGTACCAGAGGATCATGTTGAAGGGTAAATCTGTCGCTACGACGGTTTTTCCCATTTCGATCACTTCGTTGAACGTGATTTGGTACTCTTTGGAAGAGACGGCGTTGTAAACTCTTCTTTCCCTGCGAAAGTGGATGTTGTAGATGGTCGGATACGCACTGGTTGGTTCAGGTGCATAAGAGACTCGTTTTTACCCTTTGTGATTTAGATAGTCGTAAGTGGTAAACAATAGACCGTTAGCCACAATATCCGCCGGTATATAGTCCAGATAACCGTCACCTTTGCAGTACATGGACCTAACGACTCCTTTTGCCGCCCCTATAAGTAATCCAGTGGGACCATTAATATTGTCCGTGTATCCTGGCATTGGTTCCCTCCAAATTGGCACCACTGCAAACTGTCAGTTGTCAAAGTTTCACGACAAATCCTTACATGTTTACCAACTGACGGTCTGAAAATGACAACCGGCAGCGCCTCCATTTCCCGACTGACCAAACCTTCACTCAGAGCTTTGGTAAAAGGATAACAGTTCGGAAATTGATCTAAAAGTctgcaaaacaaattaaaacgtcACAATCaacgtttgattttttttttacttatttttgaTGCTCTCGACGATGTCGTTGTCCATACACTCGCAAATCTTGATGATCCCGTCGGGATCCGTCGGAGGTGGATAAGTCCTTTCGTGCAGGACCTTCTGGTCTAGGTGACAGTAAGCGGTGGACACGTGGTTGAAAATGAGTAATTTTTTACACTTCTTGGCCAACTCGAGCATCAGTTTCGTGCCGCGCACGTTGGTGAAGACCGCATCTCTCAGAGGGATGTCGAATCTGACGAGCGCGGCGCAATGGTAGATGATCTCGACTTCGGCGCAAATTCTTCCGCAGTCGTAGTGCGACAAGGAGAGGTTGGGGGCGCTCACGTCGCCCGATACGGCTTCCACTTTACTGAAAACTTCCAGGTCTTGTTGCTTCTTCAGCGAGTCGAAGATCTGGAACGAAATGTTTAAAGAGtcgttgcaaaaataaaaaggatgTGGTTTaagtatttgttatttttatttgtcgaaaatgaagcagaaaaatatttatttcgatGCGGACCCAATTGAAATAGTCACGAGTTGCCACTGCTGTACCTACTCATGTAGTTGTCACCTCTTCGTCGCATTTTTAACATTGCCCAATCAACTTCTGTTTATTACGATGTTTGGATCAAGTTAACACATTTGTTCTGTCTTTAAAAAAGGCATCAATTTCTTCACTGTATAGTTTTGCTAAAATTCTGTTCTCTTCAAAAAACATCTACCGCAGAGCTAAGTGTAATATTTCGCAATGTCAACATGGATTTGTAGAAGAATGCCGTTGTTTTGCTTCATAAACTGCAGTGGTATGGTTTTTCAACGTCGCTTATTTCTTACTTGCAGCAACGTCaacaaattgtcaaatatcgTAACGTTATTtcgcatttttttaatacctcCAGGATACCACAAAGATCCAGTCTTggaccaattttcttttattattcaCCAGTGACATTGTAAATGAGTTACGGtgctttgaataatttttatagttcgcaattttttggttttgtgacatttttccCAATTTCCGACACACTTCTCTTTAAAGAAATAACTTCCGTAAACAACAGAGAGAGGTACTCACCGGATCCTTGAACACTTCCTTGAGCCTCAGGTGAGGCTCCTTTTCCTTCTTACTCCTGACCAAGACGTACACCTTCCCGACCGCAGGACACGAGCGCAGCAACTTCTCCAAAAGGACTTTCCCCACGAAACCGGTGCCGCCCGTCAGCAGTACCGTCTTGTTGGCGAACGTCTGCGCGATCCTGTCAGGATACTCGTCGAAGTTTTCCACCATCGCGATAGGGAAACCGGTGTTTCTCAAAGGACGAATTCTTTCGCAATGGAAACCATCCTCGCGACCGATGATTTTATCGCGATGAGGTTTTGGTGGGGTTAAGGCGAAATCCTCGCCGTAATATTTTTACCAATCGTGggtttttttattggtaataGTCGGTGAGGTGGTGTTTGTTCAACGTACCCGCTTGTTTATTTGCGGCGGTCACACACGACGGACAAATTTACTGGACCGGGTTCGGAAAATTTTCGTGCTAAAAATTTGTGTAGGTAAATGTCTTGGGCGCTGGGTCGTGTAAGCTTTAACGGTAGACGGGTAGAGTGTCggtaactaagaaaaaaaCTGATCTGTGCTTGATTAAGGAAAATCAAAAGTAAATACCTACCTAAGGAGTTCACTGTTACGTTGTTATATTTAGTATGCCGCACAACTCTGAATAACAAAATATGTTAAATTATATACgaagaatgaaaaaattacaattcgtCGTTTACAccacataaataatttatttatttaaatgttttctcTCTTGAGAGGTCGAGATTTTTGggataaaaaatctttttcaatAACAATCCTGGTGTCGGGTTCGGATGAAACTTTTCTAGATTTTATCTCTACCTGCttcttaatagttatttaataaactagttggTTAATGAAGACgaaaggcgattaataattgaaactgtttaaagcacgaacgagtgtagcgagtgagtgcctttaatagttgagattattaatcccccattaacaaacgagttgattacaaaattttttcgttgaccgcaaacttttttttttgtgacaaaatttcaaattaaagccaaatcaaaaccaatttaatCTTTTTCGACAAAGATGAGATCTTCAtcttcatcctttttttgtcctcagggtccattttaaaatttttcaacactttctattcacttttccacaaagagtgtcagaagacgtcaactccattcacattcaatttcaagtaaaaatcacggttgctaagaaaacctagttacctttgaaaaatatgacatgcgaattataaccaaaaaggtcggcttttgaaaaagtgaattcgtaattgtgcagttatggagctataaaatatagctGCACCACCTGCTGCAGGTGCAAGTGCAAACtatgcatgttcgaggttgtttatacatcaaaatatcatcaaaacgtcaaaatcgcaaaaatcgttgattaatgaaaaatagtgtattaatgaggtctattaatacactatattttagacaaaataattcattaatattgaaattaacaagcggtcaacggaaaagcaatttaaattaacacaTTGTTTTGTcctcttttttttcttcttcatttaCAGAACaagatattaaatttattattagtcgtacaaatgtaattttgaatttattaacGTCTTGGACTACAagtaggtactatggcggacaaaaaattttgaacgacttgttattcctttgacatataaatgtaaaactggctttatggtcaactaacctcattttttatttttgcctttCTTGTCATGTCACCATAGTCATGTGTCATCATAGattcacacaaaaattttggtgtgCCTATGTCGGCTCACGAATGGTGAATCTGGATGAATCGCAATCGTTTCGTCTTTGCCGTCGAAATTGCGAAAGTCGCTGCAGCCCCTAGGGCCTAGGCTATCGAGTGGTGTAGAATGTAGATACGTACCTATCTAGTTCTTAGAGGTTTAGCATCAACACAAAATCAGGAATGTCTTCATCATAGATGAAACCAAATTTAGTTCTATTTACGCCAAGACAGAACGACCCAACaggttgtattttggtacgcaaatataaaaaaattcaaagtacagatcaatccacaatactaacaaattataacatttatttagtaaacttaaaattaaaagtttaaaataaaaaaaactttacaactAAAACTGAAGTCAATATTTGATCATTGCTCCATTTTGTTGTACAACCAAGAGCAATCTATTCCTCATGGACAGGCACAGATTTCGGTGATAGTTCGGGGGTGCCTCGTTCTGTTCCACGGAAGACACCCGCCTTCTTCCAGAACCTGGACGCCGAACCACCGTCCCAGTGTGTTTCCACTTCCGCATAATGGCATGGATAGTGCCCTTCGATAACCCTaaattcgtcgaaatttgCCCATACGACATACCCCTCTGGTGAAAGATTACTATTTTGGCTTTAGTAAATTCAGATACGGCTGGCATTGTATCACTTATTATAAACTTGAGAGACGTTTACTTCAAACcgtcaatttttcgatttaatttataaacgtcataatgacagtaaagggcagcttacattaacattttttgatatgccaaaatttgatcgttcaaaattttttgtccgccatagtaccgggtgatcaagaaggactgtttaagttggcaatacaattaagaaatttttttaattgggttatttataacactgcaactggatatgttcagttggtttatttgacacaTATCTGacataggtatagcattaacaacgacaagccaccaacaactggaagttactcctgttatacgatttaaaatacgacccagtgttaccaacttaaacagtccttcttgatcaccccgtataattgatttcatataaatgttctcatataaatgttcatcaagtgagctgtgcatttgtaaaagcacctttaatttagttacattacaaaagtcacatttatgaaggtcatgtccagtaaatctttacttggtaaaaatacaaagacaaaaacaaataagaattactttaatttaatcagtaaaaagacgtaacattgcttttgaaatcagcaatgttaaaatggacaaaaactaaaaaattagtcaaatcgggttcgcgcagagcaagcaactttgaaagttaaagtcactagctttagctttactaccaacagaaaatcagattttcatggcttgcttagatgcacatttatatgaaattgagtatactattccggacacggaatcttggccacaactgacatttaactgacaaatatgtgtgaaggggcctttattgaatataacccaacttttggaTTCCATAATGTCATTTCCCTGCTTCTTTAATGTCACAAGATACttgaaagtgatttttaattctaattgtcatttattaatgacactaatgatcggtttacatcatttcttttttagaaatgtcaaaaaaatgttgaccaagattccgtgtctgGAATAGTACCTgatttttctatttaattaattctttgATCTTATACGGAGTGTTTCAAATTTGGTTTACTGTTTCCGAATTATCcgcaattttatttgaactaaATTTTTGACAGCTGATTGCAAAATATGATTCTTTCCTTAACATTTTCGGTATTTCACACCGTTCCGAAGATATTTCACGGTTTTTAGTGGGATTCTCCATTCGACCTTGAATTCAAATTGGATCATTAAgcctattttattttagtataTTACTAATCTATTGACTTTGATCATTAAGCCTAATTACtagaatagtatattacatacTAGTCTATTAACTTTGATACACCACATAAAAACGTACTAACAAATTCTGACCTTCTTAAGTAGATGTATACCTATACAAAAAAGTACCCTAGTTAATAGTTatacccatttttttttagtaacaaATATTAATTCTCTTGTTTGCAGATTGTAAATACGGTATAAGTGGTGCactcgtaaaaaaataaataaaatgcccTGTATAGGATCTTGTCATTGTGTGGCTCAAGTCTTGTTCAAATATCTCCTTCAAAAAATATCGTTGAAGAAGATATCTATATAGAAGAATTTTGACTAACGCCCTTTTGCACACGACAATTTTTGGGCAACTTTTTATGGAACATTACGATATACAGCGTGAATTCGAAATATGTCACAATCTTGAAACCCCAGGATCTTCAAACCATTTGTAAAAATCCCGTGCATCCAGTTTTGGGCTATAGATCCGCATAAGGGCAGAAAAGCCATGTAAACTTCAACCACAAAAGTTGAGTACGCCACTGATATCACGTTAAGACGTATAGtaagatttaaaaagttatcgagtgcaacgcaaaaaaggtgcaaaaagttttgttacGCGGGTGCTAGTACCGCGTGCAGATTAGTTGTTTTCAGTGCGACCTTCGGTTATTGTTTGGTTGGAATTTTGTGTCTCAGGGCACAGGCGTGTATTAGAAATTACGAccgacattttgaacattgtGTCTAATAACTGTAAGTACGGTAGTTGTGGTTTTTGCtttgacttttcctttcaCTTGGTTTTCACTCTTAATCTTACACGTTTTTGCGGCTGTgtgtttaaagtgtttttcggcTATTTCATTCAAAACAATCGTTTTTGCGGATATTCAGTTTCGATTTATTAGAACTTTCAGAAGCGTCTCGTTCGAGatggaattaagttaaattggactttatgaatttaaaatgtttaaccacattttcggtttattcactTCCTGAAGATCCGGGGGTTTTAAGATTGTGACGTATTTCgaattcaccctgtataagctATCAATTCAGCAAGGTGTCAGGTTTTTGTCTTTGAATGCCCACACCATGAACATTTTGACCATCTCATCCCTCCActatgaataatttttttttgtgttcgatactgtcagaatttgagaaatttctcctgtatgaacggattttgataaatgtcacaacttgtcaaaactaaacgtcaagctaattttaaagattttaagcgatttggagtctttaaggggctcgtcgaacaaaaaaaaaacgttgtattcaactcgttcttgtgtaaattggactcgTGGGccttaaaacgctcgtttcactcgcgttttaaactggcccactcatgccaaaaaaagcccaatttacacacgaactcattaaataaactactattttagtATTTGTCGTCGCctcatttcataatttttaaaaaaattataaagtaaaatattcgaataaaaaattgtaaaaaaccTGAACATTAAAACAGTTACTATTTGAAGTTTCAGaactgaattttaatttttaaatttccgggtaaaaagtgtaaaatgatttatgaaaatggaaattataaacaataaaatccaATTTCGGTATGATTGGCAACATTGCAAATTTGaaactttgttgacatttcaataatcgTTGAAAACGAATTAAAATTGTGTGTGTCATGTGGCGCCTGAGTGATAACAAATCTCTTTTGGTGTAATAATTGCAACAATCAGAACAACGGATTCCAAGCATTACAAACTGACTGAAGATTCGTATAACCAAGTAAGTGTGGTTATGTTtctttttgtaatgaaataaattaaatcatttttctACTTAACGCCTTTGTAACGTCGTCAATAGAACTAATCGGTTTGTTAGTTGTTGTGTGAGCTCTTTCTCAGTCTCTCTTAGAAACGAATCGATAGGACAAGCGTTAAAAACTCGTCTAGAAACATTATCAAAGATGGttatcacttttaaaattgtacTCATGCGATCCTGTAACCGACACGACGGATCAACAAAGATCATCACGACACGTCCTTGCGCCAACATGTCTTTCAAACTCTTCGAATTGATGTTAAAAATCGGCACCCTTCTCGCAATAACCCCAACATCCCCATCAGTCAACGAATCCGAAACGATCCGTCGAAAACTCTACGCTTTACTCGTCGTGGCCACCTTAGCTGCAGGAGTCGTGTTTTCGTCAACCGCCCTGAACTTCTACCGAGACTCCTTCGGCTTACTCCGACTCATCTTGTACCAAAACGACTTGATCTTGTCAGTTCTGAGCTTCTACGTGATCACGTCTTACACTTTCTGGAAGCGCCGTCAATGGACCGAGTTGGTGAGAAAACTCGAAGCCAGCGCGAAGATGGTCCAGATGGACAAAACCGGCGAATGCACGCTCCTCCACTACGTCTTCCTCGTCCTGAGCCACGCGGTTTTCTTCGCCGTCATCACCTACAAGATGTACAGTTGGTACCAAATCCACGGGTACGGCGTGGTCAAGTGGTACAACGTGCGCGTCGCCGAAGAGTACATTTGCTTTTTCTACGTGATCCTCTTGGCCACGCTTGTGAATACGTTCCGGGAGATGTACAAAAGATTGAATCGTAATCTCGCACTGTGGTTGGCCCGCGAGGGGGAGCTCGGCGCGGTTGTACGGAAGACCGGGTTTGTTTGTTGCTTCCTGAAGGAGACGGTCAACGTCTTCAACGATCTCTTCGGATGGCCGATATTTTTTCTTGTGGGACATGTAACCCATCAGATTCTGCTTTACGCCTTTTTCGCGATTTGGAACAAAACGAATTCTCTTGAAGTCTCTTCAAACGCCCTCGCCGTGCTGGTCATGCTGGTGAGTTTCACGTTACAAAGCTCGGATTTTGTGCACATATAAGGGAATCCCCAAGGAATGATACCTACGTTACCGACCAAGTtctgtggatt contains:
- the LOC138129854 gene encoding synaptobrevin-1-like, translating into MENPSGSRAPSKLEQTQAQVNEVVGIMRVNVEKVLERDQKLSELDSRADALQEGGKRFEQQAQKLKRKYWWKNLKMMIILGIIGLVILIIIIVSISNSVTGSSDSGTTTTPSAKAVEQHPTAAPST
- the Pbp45 gene encoding snRNA-activating protein complex subunit 1, translated to MDLTSIDDFKSKKPGPFNIYRYDAQLAIAFQADCEDLLQKFKQLQNCSFATFVEVWKQTCFISVFEGQQYILMLQTFLENCFFIAKKFLFSTDPYIQTGGVYILYALYYKQPIKEWVKIRLTRAEADKMVEIVEVHKSFNSLDLVFIYHKMRKDGAFQYCALVQPVGLEARFLRRYDLSNEELQRTSSTNDPLRKFKELMEEDPDLVQLEETDEEYQKLVNKYKVKNEKLFVFPTQIGQELKRAYSNVFNIDLEDDEERARLKEVKSRAMSNMNATYRGEKAVLTAASLEAPSTSK
- the LOC138129836 gene encoding putative fatty acyl-CoA reductase CG5065, with the translated sequence MVENFDEYPDRIAQTFANKTVLLTGGTGFVGKVLLEKLLRSCPAVGKVYVLVRSKKEKEPHLRLKEVFKDPIFDSLKKQQDLEVFSKVEAVSGDVSAPNLSLSHYDCGRICAEVEIIYHCAALVRFDIPLRDAVFTNVRGTKLMLELAKKCKKLLIFNHVSTAYCHLDQKVLHERTYPPPTDPDGIIKICECMDNDIVESIKNKLLDQFPNCYPFTKALSEGLVSREMEALPVVIFRPSVVVPIWREPMPGYTDNINGPTGLLIGAAKGVVRSMYCKGDGYLDYIPADIVANGLLFTTYDYLNHKGERRVYNAVSSKEYQITFNEVIEMGKTVVATDLPFNMILWYPGGSLTQSRLKHFVSVVLFQLFPALFVDWLLIFLRQKPFLMKVQKRILSAYKLCEYYVNRNWDFNNDNTLKAIQKLNPRERRTYKLDGTGGNFREYFTNCVHSARLYLVNEADDQIPAAKRQMKVMWFVDWFFKILIVAALAYFVWNKVC
- the LOC138128192 gene encoding uncharacterized protein, whose product is MSFKLFELMLKIGTLLAITPTSPSVNESETIRRKLYALLVVATLAAGVVFSSTALNFYRDSFGLLRLILYQNDLILSVLSFYVITSYTFWKRRQWTELVRKLEASAKMVQMDKTGECTLLHYVFLVLSHAVFFAVITYKMYSWYQIHGYGVVKWYNVRVAEEYICFFYVILLATLVNTFREMYKRLNRNLALWLAREGELGAVVRKTGFVCCFLKETVNVFNDLFGWPIFFLVGHVTHQILLYAFFAIWNKTNSLEVSSNALAVLVMLFLTLTSFFICDNARQEAEKLVALSYKLRWSQALGQARKQELYELTNLILNNMPKFSGANFFDIEKATLLNILASVGSTLVLLVQFSDK